AACGAAGGAGGGAAAATAATGGCAAAAGAAAAAATTCGTATCCGTTTAAAAGCTTACGATCACCGTATTCTTGATCAGTCTGCTGACAAAATTGTAGAAACAGCTAAGCGTTCTGGGGCAACAGTTTCTGGTCCGATCCCATTACCAACTGAAAAAACTGTTTACACAATTCTTCGTGCTGTTCATAAGTACAAAGATTCTCGTGAGCAATTCGAAATGCGTACGCACAAACGTCTAATCGACATCGTGAGTCCTACTCCACAAACAGTAGATTCATTAATGCGTTTAGACTTACCATCTGGTGTAGATATCGAAATCAAACTATAATTTATATAACTTAAAAATGTAGGAGGTGTAACTCATGACCAAAGGAATCTTAGGAAGAAAGATCGGTATGACTCAAGTATTTGCTGAGAACGGTGAGTTAATCCCAGTAACAGTTATCGCTGCTAATCCAAACGTTGTTCTTCAAAAGAAAACAACTGAAACTGATGGCTACAACGCAATCCAGTTAGGATTTGAAGATAAACGTGAAAAGTTAACTAACAAACCTGAACAAGGCCACACTGCTAAAGCATCTACAACTCCTAAGCGCTTCATTCGCGAAATCCGCGATGCAGACGTGGACGGATTAGAGGTTGGTCAAGAGGTAAAAGTTGACGTATTCGCTACAGGTGAAATCGTTGATGTAACAGGAATTTCTAAAGGTAAAGGTTTCCAAGGTGTTATCAAACGCCACGGACAATCTCGCGGACCTATGTCTCATGGTTCTCGCTATCACCGTCGTCCAGGTTCAATGGGCCCAGTTGCTCCGAACCGTGTATTCAAAGGCAAAAAACTTGCTGGACGTATGGGTGGAGACCAAGTTACTATCCAAAACTTAGAAATCGTTCAAGTTGACACTGAGCGCAACTTATTATTAGTAAAAGGTAACGTTCCAGGTGCTAAGAAATCTCTTGTAGTTGTTCAAGGCGCTGTGAAGGTTAGCAAATAATTCACAATAGGAAGGAGGAATTCCAATGCCAAAAGTTACTGTATATAACCAAACTGGTTCACAGGTTGGTGAAATCGAATTAGCTGAAGCTATTTTCGGTATCGAACCAAATGAAGCTGTACTTTTCGAAGCTGTAATGATGCAACGTGCATCTTTACGTCAAGGTACACACAAAGTAAAAACTCGCTCTGAAGTTCGCGGTGGTGGTCGTAAACCATGGCGTCAAAAAGGAACTGGACGTGCTCGTCAAGGGTCTATCCGCTCTCCTCAATGGCGTGGTGGTGGTACGGTATTCGGACCTACACCAAGAAGCTATGCGTACAAACTTCCTAAGAAAGTTCGTCGTTTAGCAATCAAATCTGCATTAGCTACTAAAGTAGT
This genomic window from Bacillus anthracis str. Vollum contains:
- the rplC gene encoding 50S ribosomal protein L3, with product MTKGILGRKIGMTQVFAENGELIPVTVIAANPNVVLQKKTTETDGYNAIQLGFEDKREKLTNKPEQGHTAKASTTPKRFIREIRDADVDGLEVGQEVKVDVFATGEIVDVTGISKGKGFQGVIKRHGQSRGPMSHGSRYHRRPGSMGPVAPNRVFKGKKLAGRMGGDQVTIQNLEIVQVDTERNLLLVKGNVPGAKKSLVVVQGAVKVSK
- the rplD gene encoding 50S ribosomal protein L4 is translated as MPKVTVYNQTGSQVGEIELAEAIFGIEPNEAVLFEAVMMQRASLRQGTHKVKTRSEVRGGGRKPWRQKGTGRARQGSIRSPQWRGGGTVFGPTPRSYAYKLPKKVRRLAIKSALATKVVENNIVVLEDLVLNAPKTKDMLAVLKGLTVEKKALIVTADANESVELSARNIPGVTVITADGVNVLDVLHHDKLIMTKAAVEKVEEVLA
- the rpsJ gene encoding 30S ribosomal protein S10, producing MAKEKIRIRLKAYDHRILDQSADKIVETAKRSGATVSGPIPLPTEKTVYTILRAVHKYKDSREQFEMRTHKRLIDIVSPTPQTVDSLMRLDLPSGVDIEIKL